From a region of the Calderihabitans maritimus genome:
- a CDS encoding carbohydrate binding domain-containing protein produces MFKKKWIGLILVLVMVVGLVPGPSVQAAVSVQDLRQYFDSVDTKNNGDWYKNYNNEHNDLAYGESFVMQAYLAMFEATGDTYYLDKFVDHAKGVLAQRDSVRGVTDHRGLSLPAWSSSHYTDDGSRVIYPIHTGMIAQPLAKFGAIVNHRPELASYRDEAAEFVQAAKDALAVFDANWYEDDKIAYLKGSGGYHKPFNMTLAQGDVMVNIYRATGETAYRDKAAKVARYFRGYLQLDSSTNSYLWKYSMKYSVWEDLGHAIPDLSFVYHAYLAGIEFNETDMQRFANTVAKKLIRPDGTIARRVDGSGNYSPESYISLFLWYDPWAPAIFDASAQRLLNRRYVNAAELEGVALLARAQAIRVGTFGQAVVPQPQPQPQPEPQPPAATKPDGSSGQELIVNGTFDAGRSGWLGSYGSVETDPDGNRYAVNDRNFGFSQKVQVKPGTDYRLQLDIRRGTASDKAQILVIYYDAAGNKLDNYSSFTYQPQGKDWETVKNVLSLPGNVHFVRVYLMGGNGTFHFDNVSLQEVLPGSETAHQEPGQDAGQPQQPEPDVLAPWVDLVLPEEGSYVGGTVGLRASARDNQGLERVYFAYTTDLNRPWVTLGDGNLVEGTDQDGSWELAWQAAELPEGELYLRAVALDQAGNVEISSPVTVKVDTTAPTVELLNPVTQELVAGNEINIRYRLSEAAKVNVTVYDEGGQAVAHLLEAFQEAGEYQIAWDGKVNGTIIPGSYTYAIAAQDPAGNQGKADGTIKVVEPNLIVNGDFSHDRTGWVGSYGTIEQEAGGNKYLANSYNFGFSQWVNVEPGTEYILSAKIRKGDATKPAKILVLFYNESGKSGAKAFTYEPAGNDWEQVEYTISVPNDVIKIRIYLMTSGGSGNHHFDDVNLKPVR; encoded by the coding sequence ATGTTTAAGAAGAAGTGGATCGGCTTAATATTGGTATTGGTTATGGTGGTGGGACTGGTGCCGGGGCCTTCCGTTCAGGCCGCCGTTAGCGTCCAGGATTTACGCCAGTATTTTGACAGTGTGGATACGAAGAACAACGGGGACTGGTACAAAAACTATAACAACGAACATAATGACCTTGCTTACGGAGAAAGCTTTGTAATGCAGGCTTACCTGGCCATGTTTGAGGCCACCGGGGATACATACTACCTGGACAAGTTTGTAGACCATGCCAAGGGAGTTTTGGCCCAAAGGGACAGCGTCCGGGGAGTAACTGACCACCGCGGCCTGAGCCTGCCTGCCTGGAGCAGCTCCCATTATACCGACGACGGTTCCCGGGTAATCTACCCCATTCATACCGGGATGATCGCCCAGCCTCTGGCCAAGTTCGGCGCCATAGTCAACCACCGCCCGGAACTGGCTTCTTACCGGGATGAAGCTGCCGAATTCGTACAGGCCGCCAAAGACGCCCTGGCCGTTTTTGACGCCAACTGGTATGAAGATGATAAGATCGCCTACCTGAAGGGGTCCGGCGGGTACCATAAGCCCTTTAACATGACCCTGGCCCAGGGAGATGTGATGGTTAACATATACCGGGCTACTGGGGAAACCGCCTACCGGGATAAAGCAGCCAAAGTCGCCCGTTACTTCAGGGGTTACCTGCAACTGGACTCTTCTACCAATTCTTACCTGTGGAAGTATTCCATGAAATATTCCGTGTGGGAAGACCTTGGACATGCCATCCCGGACCTGAGCTTTGTCTACCATGCTTACCTGGCGGGAATTGAATTTAACGAAACCGATATGCAGCGTTTTGCCAATACCGTGGCCAAGAAACTCATCCGCCCCGACGGCACGATCGCCCGGCGGGTAGACGGGTCCGGCAATTACTCTCCGGAAAGCTACATCAGCCTCTTCCTGTGGTACGACCCGTGGGCGCCCGCCATTTTTGACGCTTCCGCCCAGAGGCTGTTAAACCGCCGCTATGTTAACGCCGCGGAACTCGAGGGCGTAGCCCTGCTGGCCCGGGCCCAGGCTATACGCGTAGGAACGTTCGGACAAGCAGTCGTCCCCCAACCTCAGCCCCAGCCTCAACCGGAACCGCAGCCACCGGCAGCAACAAAACCTGATGGTTCTTCAGGCCAGGAATTAATTGTGAACGGAACTTTTGATGCAGGACGAAGCGGTTGGCTGGGTAGCTACGGGAGTGTGGAAACAGATCCAGACGGCAACCGGTATGCAGTAAATGACAGGAATTTCGGATTTTCGCAAAAGGTGCAGGTGAAACCCGGTACGGACTACCGCCTGCAACTCGACATCCGCCGCGGGACGGCTTCGGACAAGGCTCAAATCCTGGTCATTTATTACGATGCCGCCGGAAACAAGCTGGATAACTACTCTTCTTTCACCTACCAGCCCCAGGGAAAAGACTGGGAAACGGTGAAAAACGTCCTATCCCTGCCGGGTAATGTGCATTTTGTACGGGTATATTTAATGGGAGGCAACGGGACCTTCCACTTCGATAACGTTTCCCTGCAGGAAGTGCTGCCGGGTAGCGAGACCGCCCATCAGGAACCCGGTCAGGATGCCGGGCAGCCGCAACAGCCCGAGCCTGATGTGCTGGCACCCTGGGTCGACCTGGTGTTGCCGGAGGAAGGGTCATACGTTGGCGGTACCGTCGGGCTCCGGGCATCGGCCAGGGACAATCAAGGTCTGGAACGGGTGTACTTCGCCTATACCACCGACCTTAACCGGCCCTGGGTCACCCTGGGTGACGGCAACCTGGTTGAAGGTACGGACCAGGATGGCTCCTGGGAGTTAGCCTGGCAGGCGGCGGAACTGCCCGAGGGCGAGCTTTACTTAAGAGCAGTCGCCCTGGACCAGGCCGGAAACGTGGAAATTTCATCACCGGTAACGGTTAAAGTAGATACTACCGCGCCAACGGTTGAATTGTTGAACCCTGTAACTCAGGAACTGGTAGCCGGAAATGAAATTAACATCCGCTACCGGCTTTCGGAAGCGGCGAAGGTAAACGTAACGGTGTATGACGAGGGTGGACAGGCTGTAGCCCACCTCCTGGAAGCTTTCCAGGAAGCAGGCGAGTACCAAATAGCCTGGGATGGGAAGGTGAACGGCACCATTATTCCCGGCAGCTACACCTACGCGATTGCGGCTCAAGACCCAGCCGGTAACCAGGGTAAAGCCGACGGGACAATTAAGGTAGTGGAGCCCAACCTGATTGTGAACGGGGACTTCAGCCATGACCGTACCGGTTGGGTCGGTTCTTACGGTACCATTGAGCAGGAGGCAGGCGGAAACAAATACCTGGCCAATTCGTACAACTTCGGTTTCTCCCAGTGGGTAAACGTGGAACCGGGTACCGAATATATACTCTCCGCCAAAATCCGCAAGGGAGACGCTACGAAACCGGCCAAAATACTGGTGCTTTTCTACAATGAAAGCGGGAAATCCGGCGCGAAAGCCTTCACCTACGAGCCGGCGGGCAACGACTGGGAGCAGGTAGAGTACACGATTTCGGTTCCCAACGATGTCATTAAGATAAGGATTTACCTCATGACCTCCGGCGGCAGCGGAAACCACCATTTCGACGACGTCAACCTGAAGCCGGTGAGGTAG
- a CDS encoding glycosyltransferase family 4 protein yields MIHRVRGAVEMVKAVAILQRQNLGCRLYLVGPVRPAGFRQEIEQLIKDCGLQGRVILTGRVSQEEVYRYYAKADVALAPLHPWGNYREMAGNKFYEYMSAGLPMVVSHFPAWENFVREHGCGLTVDPRDPHDLAEKIAYLCRNPELRRTMGEKGMQACRLKYNWEVEEAKLFRLYEKLMGSSVRPRSESLR; encoded by the coding sequence GTGATTCACCGCGTAAGAGGCGCCGTGGAGATGGTAAAAGCAGTAGCGATCCTGCAGCGGCAAAACCTGGGCTGCCGTCTCTACCTGGTAGGACCGGTACGGCCTGCGGGTTTCCGGCAGGAAATTGAACAATTGATAAAAGATTGCGGCCTGCAGGGACGGGTTATCCTGACCGGACGGGTTTCCCAAGAGGAAGTTTACCGCTACTATGCGAAAGCAGACGTTGCCCTAGCCCCCCTGCATCCCTGGGGTAACTACCGGGAAATGGCCGGGAACAAGTTCTACGAGTACATGTCTGCAGGCCTTCCGATGGTCGTCTCTCATTTTCCGGCCTGGGAAAATTTCGTCCGGGAACACGGGTGCGGCCTCACGGTTGACCCTCGTGATCCACACGACCTGGCGGAAAAAATCGCGTATCTCTGCCGGAACCCGGAACTGCGCAGAACCATGGGCGAAAAAGGCATGCAGGCCTGCCGTTTAAAGTATAACTGGGAGGTAGAAGAGGCAAAACTGTTTCGCTTGTACGAGAAATTAATGGGCTCTAGTGTTCGCCCTCGTTCCGAAAGTCTGCGCTAG